The Ciconia boyciana chromosome 2, ASM3463844v1, whole genome shotgun sequence genome has a segment encoding these proteins:
- the VSTM2A gene encoding V-set and transmembrane domain-containing protein 2A isoform X1, whose amino-acid sequence MMGIFLAYVGFIFFSVMYIQQGLSTQAKFTEFPRNVTATEGQNVEMSCAFQSGSASVYLEIQWWFLRAAEDQEAGAEVTGTQVELLPERDLDSDGTKISTVKVQGNDISHKLQISKVRKKDEGLYECRVTDANYGDLQEYKAQAFLKVNANSHSRRMQAFEASPMWLQDMKPRKNISAAVPSSIHNSANQRVRATSSPEAAAKIPKQSPQSAKSKSPVKSTERTAKLTLTSNHHSAPNVL is encoded by the exons ATGATGGGGATCTTTTTAGCTTATGTtggattcattttcttttcagttatgTATATTCAACAAGGACTTTCTACCCAAG CAAAATTCACTGAGTTTCCCCGAAATGTCACGGCCACTGAAGGGCAGAATGTGGAGATGTCTTGTGCTTTCCAAAGTGGCTCCGCTTCAGTGTACCTCGAAATCCAGTGGTGGTTTCTGCGGGCAGCTGAGGACCAAGAGGCTGGAGCTGAGGTGACAGGCACTCAG GTGGAGCTCTTGCCCGAGCGGGACCTGGACAGCGACGGCACGAAGATCAGC acagtgaaagtacaagggaatgatatctccCACAAGCTGCAGATTtcaaaagtgaggaaaaaggaTGAAGGCTTGTATGAGTGCAGGGTGACCGATGCCAACTATGGAGACCTTCAGGAATACAAGGCCCAGGCATTTCTCAAAGTCAACGCTAACAGCCACTCTCGGCGAATGCAAGCCTTTGAGGCATCTCCAATGTGGTTGCAAGACATGAAACCTCGCAAAAACATCTCAGCAGCTGTTCCAAGTAGCATCCATAACTCCGCCAATCAGCGTGTGCGTGCCACCTCGAGCCCCGAAGCAGCAGccaaaatccccaaacaaagTCCACAATCAG CAAAGAGCAAATCGCCTGTAAAATCCACGGAGCGGACAGCAAAGTTGACCCTAACCTCCAACCACCACTCTGCACCCAATGTACTCTAA
- the VSTM2A gene encoding V-set and transmembrane domain-containing protein 2A isoform X2, which yields MMGIFLAYVGFIFFSVMYIQQGLSTQAKFTEFPRNVTATEGQNVEMSCAFQSGSASVYLEIQWWFLRAAEDQEAGAEVTGTQVELLPERDLDSDGTKISTVKVQGNDISHKLQISKVRKKDEGLYECRVTDANYGDLQEYKAQAFLKVNANSHSRRMQAFEASPMWLQDMKPRKNISAAVPSSIHNSANQRVRATSSPEAAAKIPKQSPQSGARIATSHGLSVLLLVCGFVKGALL from the exons ATGATGGGGATCTTTTTAGCTTATGTtggattcattttcttttcagttatgTATATTCAACAAGGACTTTCTACCCAAG CAAAATTCACTGAGTTTCCCCGAAATGTCACGGCCACTGAAGGGCAGAATGTGGAGATGTCTTGTGCTTTCCAAAGTGGCTCCGCTTCAGTGTACCTCGAAATCCAGTGGTGGTTTCTGCGGGCAGCTGAGGACCAAGAGGCTGGAGCTGAGGTGACAGGCACTCAG GTGGAGCTCTTGCCCGAGCGGGACCTGGACAGCGACGGCACGAAGATCAGC acagtgaaagtacaagggaatgatatctccCACAAGCTGCAGATTtcaaaagtgaggaaaaaggaTGAAGGCTTGTATGAGTGCAGGGTGACCGATGCCAACTATGGAGACCTTCAGGAATACAAGGCCCAGGCATTTCTCAAAGTCAACGCTAACAGCCACTCTCGGCGAATGCAAGCCTTTGAGGCATCTCCAATGTGGTTGCAAGACATGAAACCTCGCAAAAACATCTCAGCAGCTGTTCCAAGTAGCATCCATAACTCCGCCAATCAGCGTGTGCGTGCCACCTCGAGCCCCGAAGCAGCAGccaaaatccccaaacaaagTCCACAATCAG GTGCGAGGATAGCTACAAGCCATGGACTTTCTGTCCTGCTTCTTGTTTGTGGCTTTGTGAAGGGTGCTTTGCTTTAA